Proteins found in one Fibrobacter sp. genomic segment:
- a CDS encoding fibrobacter succinogenes major paralogous domain-containing protein has translation MQGNLSEGNLSNRLAGFASDIEKDGSWDDENEKTDIADWASTADLAAIRANIRSWELGEDVPAFEKFFKRFWWNNFKLGECNGETDGSTKKNGNELSKTFGKDYLCSAEDWQLVSASEGSGSNDNGDVGDNASFEYGTLTDSRDTKVYKTVKIGDQVWMAENLNYKAYGSVCYGEDDANCSKYGRLYTWGGAMDSSKTNCGFDVGDGCGDLAALVKAKKNVQGICPAGSHLPSYDEMQTMLALVGGGNATAEGSATAGTALKAKSGWNSGNGTDTYGFSALPAGRWENGYGGSFENAGEMTGFWSTNFDNYYGHVLHVTSGAKTEYWEAPKQLGYSVRCIVD, from the coding sequence ATGCAGGGCAATCTTTCCGAAGGGAATCTTTCCAACCGTCTGGCAGGTTTTGCCAGCGACATCGAAAAGGATGGCTCCTGGGACGATGAGAATGAAAAGACGGACATCGCCGATTGGGCGAGCACGGCTGACCTTGCGGCAATCCGTGCGAACATCCGCTCTTGGGAATTGGGCGAAGATGTTCCTGCCTTCGAGAAGTTCTTCAAGCGTTTCTGGTGGAACAACTTTAAGCTGGGCGAGTGCAATGGTGAAACGGATGGTTCGACCAAGAAGAATGGCAATGAACTGAGCAAGACTTTCGGTAAGGATTACCTCTGCTCTGCTGAAGACTGGCAATTGGTTTCTGCTTCGGAGGGCTCGGGCTCAAACGATAACGGCGATGTAGGCGACAATGCCTCTTTTGAGTATGGGACCTTGACGGATTCCCGTGACACCAAGGTTTACAAGACCGTAAAGATCGGGGACCAGGTATGGATGGCCGAAAACCTGAATTACAAGGCCTATGGAAGTGTCTGCTACGGCGAAGATGACGCCAACTGCTCCAAGTACGGAAGGCTTTACACCTGGGGTGGTGCCATGGATTCCAGCAAGACAAATTGCGGATTCGATGTAGGTGACGGGTGCGGTGACTTGGCAGCCCTGGTCAAGGCAAAGAAAAATGTTCAGGGAATATGCCCCGCCGGTTCTCACCTGCCCAGTTACGACGAAATGCAGACAATGCTTGCCCTTGTGGGTGGAGGTAACGCCACAGCCGAAGGCTCTGCGACGGCAGGGACGGCGCTGAAGGCCAAGTCCGGCTGGAACAGCGGCAATGGCACGGACACCTACGGATTTTCGGCTCTCCCGGCAGGTCGTTGGGAAAACGGCTATGGCGGAAGTTTTGAAAATGCAGGTGAAATGACCGGTTTCTGGTCCACGAATTTTGATAATTATTATGGTCATGTTCTGCATGTCACATCCGGCGCCAAGACGGAATACTGGGAGGCTCCAAAACAGCTGGGCTATTCCGTGCGCTGCATTGTGGATTAA
- the fmt gene encoding methionyl-tRNA formyltransferase → MKIVFMGTPEFAACFLKHLKECDFADVVAVVTQPDRPAGRGRVLTPPPVKQLALEFGLPVLQPTDLKDPEFEDALRAYGADLFVVVAYSILPKNILSVAKFGAVNVHGSLLPKYRGAAPVQRAIADGLKETGVTVFRLDEKMDHGPILAQRTVAIDHQDTTASLLGKMVAPGCEALDDAICQLLEGREKDLTQDHAQASGAPKLKKEEGLIDFNLPAAVIHNRIRAFNPWPGGYGKLGGRMVYLRKTDTPEVESKLTPGAVEFKDNRFYVGTGDGLLEVLEIQAEGKKPMPVADFMRGIQNREGLCFC, encoded by the coding sequence ATGAAAATCGTCTTTATGGGAACGCCGGAATTTGCGGCCTGTTTTTTGAAGCATCTCAAGGAATGTGATTTTGCGGACGTGGTGGCTGTGGTGACACAGCCGGACCGGCCGGCAGGGCGTGGGCGCGTGCTAACGCCGCCGCCAGTGAAACAACTGGCCCTCGAATTCGGGCTCCCTGTGCTGCAACCCACCGACCTGAAGGACCCCGAATTCGAGGACGCCCTGCGGGCCTACGGTGCGGACCTTTTCGTGGTGGTGGCCTACTCGATTTTGCCGAAGAACATTCTCTCCGTAGCGAAGTTCGGCGCCGTGAACGTTCACGGAAGTCTTTTGCCCAAGTACCGCGGTGCCGCCCCGGTGCAGCGGGCCATTGCTGACGGCCTTAAAGAAACGGGCGTGACGGTTTTCCGCCTGGACGAAAAGATGGACCACGGCCCGATTCTCGCCCAGCGCACGGTGGCCATTGACCATCAGGACACCACGGCATCGCTTTTGGGAAAGATGGTGGCCCCCGGCTGCGAAGCCCTGGACGATGCTATCTGCCAGTTGCTGGAAGGTCGCGAAAAGGACTTGACCCAGGACCATGCCCAGGCCAGCGGCGCTCCGAAACTGAAAAAGGAAGAAGGCCTTATCGATTTTAATCTGCCTGCTGCCGTAATCCACAACAGGATCCGGGCTTTCAACCCCTGGCCTGGCGGATACGGAAAGCTGGGTGGTCGCATGGTTTACCTCCGCAAGACGGATACTCCGGAGGTGGAGTCGAAGCTTACCCCCGGCGCGGTGGAATTCAAGGATAACCGCTTTTATGTGGGCACGGGCGATGGCCTGCTAGAAGTTCTCGAGATTCAGGCCGAAGGCAAGAAGCCCATGCCGGTAGCGGACTTTATGCGGGGAATCCAGAACCGCGAAGGACTTTGCTTTTGCTAG
- a CDS encoding TIGR02147 family protein — protein sequence MQSVTNFQDYREFMRQWFAENKQRHSLTWRDFARRAGYVSPVFLKLVSEGKSSLRGTGAERVAQAMGLEGFEKAYFKSLVTYNQSKLGPARKKAYDEMQALAQAHKVNVLGKDSMGYYESWKNPVLRELVPHVPGMFPKKVADCCLPKLTASEVKESVRYLESLGLLVKNRDGSYSQSDKSVSTGEMSFVPLTIQQMHLQMGNFALDAIKNLPLSERNVSGITMGLTQRAYKKIVEELAEFRKKVVAIATEDDGMDRVYRLNLQLFPLTKNIQEMQNA from the coding sequence ATGCAATCAGTAACCAATTTTCAAGACTATCGCGAGTTCATGCGGCAATGGTTTGCCGAGAACAAGCAGCGCCACAGCCTTACCTGGCGCGATTTCGCCCGGCGGGCCGGTTATGTTTCGCCGGTGTTCCTCAAGCTGGTCAGCGAAGGCAAGAGTTCCCTTCGGGGGACAGGCGCCGAGCGCGTCGCCCAGGCCATGGGCCTGGAGGGCTTCGAAAAAGCGTATTTCAAGTCCCTGGTCACCTACAACCAGTCCAAGTTGGGGCCCGCCAGAAAAAAGGCCTACGACGAGATGCAGGCCCTTGCCCAGGCCCACAAGGTGAACGTTTTGGGCAAGGATTCTATGGGGTATTACGAATCCTGGAAAAATCCCGTGCTTCGCGAATTGGTTCCCCATGTGCCGGGAATGTTTCCCAAGAAGGTGGCGGACTGCTGCCTGCCCAAGTTGACGGCCAGTGAGGTGAAGGAATCCGTGCGCTATCTGGAAAGTCTCGGCCTTCTGGTGAAAAACCGTGACGGATCCTACAGCCAGTCGGACAAGTCGGTCTCTACGGGCGAAATGAGTTTCGTTCCCCTGACCATTCAGCAGATGCACCTGCAGATGGGAAACTTTGCCTTGGACGCCATCAAGAACTTGCCTCTTTCGGAGAGGAACGTTTCGGGCATTACCATGGGTCTCACCCAGAGAGCCTACAAGAAAATTGTGGAAGAACTGGCGGAATTCCGCAAGAAGGTGGTGGCCATCGCCACCGAAGACGACGGCATGGACCGTGTCTACCGCCTGAACCTTCAACTATTCCCTTTGACAAAAAACATACAGGAGATGCAGAATGCTTAA
- a CDS encoding CidA/LrgA family protein yields MRIPLQLAVIFAICVAGEVLHRVVGVPLPGNIIGMVLLLILLCTKVIKPEHISGVSSFFLKYLALFFLPPSIAIMTVGDDVLSKWPLLLFLCIVFTLVTIAMGGWATQFLIRKQEYRENLALRAERLARRAAQNKTEGGKP; encoded by the coding sequence ATGAGAATTCCGCTCCAGCTTGCCGTCATTTTCGCCATCTGTGTCGCCGGAGAAGTGCTCCACCGCGTCGTGGGAGTGCCCCTGCCCGGCAACATCATCGGCATGGTCCTTCTCCTGATTTTACTTTGTACAAAAGTCATCAAGCCGGAGCACATTTCGGGCGTCTCCAGTTTTTTCCTGAAATACCTGGCCCTGTTCTTCTTGCCGCCAAGCATTGCCATCATGACCGTAGGCGACGACGTTCTTTCCAAGTGGCCGCTGTTGCTGTTCCTGTGCATCGTCTTTACGCTTGTGACCATCGCCATGGGCGGCTGGGCAACCCAGTTCCTTATCCGCAAGCAGGAATACCGGGAAAACTTGGCTCTGCGCGCGGAGCGGCTTGCCAGGCGGGCTGCACAGAACAAGACCGAAGGGGGCAAGCCATGA